The following are from one region of the Theropithecus gelada isolate Dixy chromosome 6, Tgel_1.0, whole genome shotgun sequence genome:
- the PROB1 gene encoding proline-rich basic protein 1, whose protein sequence is MLTALAPPALPGIPRQLPTAPARRQDSSGSSGSYYTAPGSPEPPDVGPDAEGPANWPWVAPGRGAGAQPRLSVSAQNSRQRHGPGSGFSRGPGSGPRPPQPQLRTLPSGEMEVIFGVGPLFGCSGAEDREAQELTEPAFISPLPPGPASPTPVPRQSQAPDGGSRWATYLELRPRGPTNAAPAQFECVEVALEERAAPARPRTVPKRQIELRPRPQSPPRAAGAPRPRLLLRTGSLDESLGRLQAAAGFVQTALARKLSPEAPAASSATFRPTGLSEPATRETSRSTRVVLEKTKSRPLRVQDNSAPAKAPRPWPSLRERAIRRDKPAPGTEPLGPVSSSIFLQSEEKIQEARKTRFPQEAPHRTVQRARSPPFECRVPSEVPSKAVRPRSPSPPWQAPNGAVRGPRCPSPQNLSPWDRTSRRVSSPSFPEASSAWENQNLAVEETVSRRSPSPPIRSQWNQCVAGERSPSFEAPSQWEIPHSAVGDTVEPGSSPSPPAFFPWEAPDRPIGTWDASPQETWDPMGPGASIAFTQEAQNGLTQEELAPPTPSPPGTPEPAEMQSPSTREILDLAFGGSQPSPEVAAPDSHLVGTLDADKCPEVLGSGEAASGRPRVAIPRPRDVRKLVKTTYAPGFPAGAPGSRLPAPPADPCEEEGGESKTQEPPALGPPVPAHYTSVFIKDFLPVVPHPYEPPEPSFDTVPQDASQPNGVMRRRAENSTAKPFKRTEIRLPGVLALGRRPEVTSGVRARGPGGKNRDAEAQRLVPDGKGRTSPLGGARSSSQRSPVGPVGVRSPRPSSPQVHASPSPGIAPKPKTPPTAPEPAAAVQAPLPREPLASAGRTAPAQPRAASAPPTDRSPQSPSQGVRKPPGAAPRGKVLVDPESGRYYFVEAPRQPRLRVLFDPESGQYVEVLLPPSSPGPPHRVYTPLALGLGLYPPAYGPIPSLSLPPSPGPQALGNPQLPWVSEAGPLDGTYYLPVSGTPSPAPPLLFCAPPSSSVPTQPGKGSLFPL, encoded by the coding sequence ATGCTGACAGCGCTCGCCCCGCCAGCCTTGCCTGGGATCCCGAGACAGCTGCCCACGGCCCCCGCGCGGCGCCAGGACTCCTCCGGTTCGTCAGGCTCTTACTACACGGCTCCGGGTTCTCCGGAGCCCCCGGACGTTGGGCCGGACGCGGAAGGCCCAGCGAATTGGCCCTGGGTGGCCCCTGGGCGGGGGGCGGGTGCCCAGCCTCGCCTGTCCGTCAGCGCCCAGAATAGCCGCCAGCGGCACGGGCCCGGCTCGGGTTTCTCGCGAGGCCCGGGCTCCGGCCCACGgccaccccagccccagctgcGCACGCTGCCGTCGGGGGAGATGGAAGTCATCTTCGGCGTCGGGCCCTTGTTCGGCTGCTCCGGCGCAGAGGATCGCGAGGCACAAGAGCTCACGGAGCCGGCCTTCATTAGCCCTTTGCCGCCGGGGCCAGCGTCTCCCACTCCTGTCCCACGTCAGTCCCAGGCCCCAGATGGTGGCTCCCGCTGGGCCACCTACCTAGAGCTGCGGCCCCGTGGGCCAACTAATGCAGCCCCAGCGCAGTTCGAGTGTGTGGAAGTGGCTCTGGAGGAGCGCGCCGCACCCGCCAGGCCCCGGACGGTGCCCAAGCGTCAGATCGAGCTGCGCCCCCGGCCCCAGAGTCCCCCGCGGGCGGCCGGCGCGCCGCGCCCCCGGCTGCTCCTGCGCACCGGCTCCCTGGACGAGTCGCTGGGCCGCCTGCAGGCCGCCGCGGGCTTCGTGCAGACGGCGCTGGCCAGAAAACTGAGCCCCGAGGCCCCGGCCGCGAGCAGCGCCACCTTCAGGCCCACGGGGCTGTCGGAACCTGCGACCCGGGAAACGTCCCGCAGCACCCGCGTGGTCCTGGAGAAGACTAAGTCTCGGCCACTTCGCGTACAAGATAATTCGGCCCCCGCCAAAGCCCCGAGGCCGTGGCCCAGCCTCCGCGAGCGCGCGATTCGGCGCGACAAGCCTGCGCCCGGAACGGAGCCGCTGGGTCCTGTTAGCTCCAGCATCTTCCTTCAGTCAGAGGAGAAGATCCAGGAGGCGCGGAAGACTCGATTCCCGCAAGAGGCGCCGCATCGAACTGTCCAGAGGGCACGGAGTCCGCCTTTTGAGTGTAGGGTCCCCTCAGAGGTTCCGAGTAAGGCTGTGAGGCCAAGAAGCCCGTCCCCGCCGTGGCAGGCTCCAAACGGGGCTGTACGGGGTCCTCGCTGCCCGTCGCCCCAGAACTTGTCCCCGTGGGATCGGACTAGTCGGAGGGTGAGTAGCCCATCGTTCCCTGAAGCCTCCTCCGCGTGGGAGAATCAGAATCTGGCCGTCGAGGAAACTGTCAGCAGGAGAAGCCCTTCCCCTCCGATCCGTTCCCAGTGGAATCAGTGTGTTGCTGGGGAAAGGAGCCCGTCCTTCGAAGCCCCTTCCCAGTGGGAGATTCCACATTCGGCAGTCGGGGATACGGTGGAGCCAGGTAGCAGCCCGTCCCCGCCGGCCTTCTTCCCGTGGGAGGCTCCAGATCGTCCTATTGGAACTTGGGACGCATCTCCCCAAGAGACGTGGGACCCCATGGGGCCAGGCGCATCGATAGCATTTACTCAGGAAGCTCAGAATGGGTTAACTCAGGAGGAATTGGCACCGCCTACACCGTCCCCACCCGGGACTCCAGAACCAGCAGAGATGCAGAGTCCATCCACGCGGGAGATTCTGGATCTTGCCTTTGGAGGGAGTCAGCCGTCCCCAGAGGTGGCAGCACCCGACAGCCACCTTGTGGGCACCCTGGACGCCGATAAGTGCCCGGAAGTCTTGGGTTCTGGAGAGGCGGCTTCAGGACGTCCGCGCGTGGCCATTCCGCGGCCTCGAGACGTGCGCAAGTTGGTGAAGACCACGTACGCGCCAGGCTTCCCGGCAGGAGCCCCAGGCTCAAGGCTGCCTGCGCCTCCTGCCGACCCCTGCGAGGAGGAGGGCGGCGAATCCAAGACGCAAGAGCCGCCGGCACTGGGGCCCCCGGTCCCGGCTCACTACACTTCCGTTTTCATCAAGGATTTTCTACCGGTCGTGCCGCACCCCTACGAGCCTCCAGAACCGTCCTTCGACACGGTCCCCCAGGACGCCTCACAGCCCAACGGGGTCATGCGGCGGAGGGCAGAGAACAGCACGGCGAAGCCCTTCAAGCGCAcagagatccgcctgcctggggTCCTGGCCTTGGGTCGCCGGCCCGAGGTAACCTCGGGAGTGCGAGCGCGCGGCCCTGGAGGAAAGAACAGGGATGCAGAGGCCCAGCGCCTTGTCCCCGACGGCAAGGGTCGGACCAGCCCTCTAGGCGGCGCCCGCAGCTCATCCCAGCGATCCCCCGTAGGGCCAGTAGGGGTCCGATCGCCCCGCCCCAGCTCCCCTCAGGTGCACGCCAGCCCGAGCCCTGGGATAGCACCCAAACCGAAGACACCTCCTACGGCCCCCGAGCCCGCGGCTGCCGTCCAGGCGCCACTCCCGCGGGAGCCCCTGGCGTCGGCGGGCAGGACGGCCCCCGCTCAGCCCCGTGCTGCCTCGGCGCCTCCCACAGACCGGTCCCCGCAAAGCCCCTCCCAGGGAGTGCGCAAGCCGCCCGGGGCCGCGCCCCGGGGGAAGGTCTTGGTGGACCCCGAGAGCGGCCGCTACTACTTCGTGGAGGCGCCGCGTCAGCCTCGGCTGCGGGTGCTCTTCGACCCCGAGAGTGGGCAGTACGTGGAGGTGCTGCTGCCGCCCTCGTCCCCTGGGCCGCCCCACCGCGTCTACACCCCTCTGGCCCTGGGCCTCGGCCTCTACCCGCCTGCCTATGGGCCTATACCCAGCCTCTCCCTGCCACCGTCCCCAGGCCCGCAGGCTCTCGGCAACCCCCAGCTACCCTGGGTCTCTGAGGCAGGGCCCCTGGACGGGACCTACTACCTGCCAGTGAGCGGAACCCCCAGCCCTGCACCTCCTCTGCTCTTCTGTGCGCCGCCCTCCAGCTCAGTTCCCACCCAGCCCGGCAAGGGTTCCTTGTTCCCACTGTGA